One stretch of Chiroxiphia lanceolata isolate bChiLan1 chromosome 1, bChiLan1.pri, whole genome shotgun sequence DNA includes these proteins:
- the LOC116787877 gene encoding LOW QUALITY PROTEIN: acyl-CoA-binding domain-containing protein 5-like (The sequence of the model RefSeq protein was modified relative to this genomic sequence to represent the inferred CDS: inserted 4 bases in 4 codons): protein MIFEEGVVTCLFLLKYIFFSSLIFFLDLSNVMNSTSNIKAVNGKAESSDSGAESEEEGLREEEEKEPQINGKDYKNAKPESAAAKDLEGIVXNGFITDMQNGIQTKSALNGLNPEEETNKEEPSLEIANNSAHQGASEDNTEEISATQHLTSDSDSEVYCDSMEQLGLEEPLEIVTSAKGSLKHSSHFLDVDHSLLLENTDFPRRTCMTYGNLQSGNTGEGIAEEQGEVKCGGEDGKAXNGGPHKEKKGGEKXDFYSVRRGRGHRLQPLGDGSQGGQMGSGGDGERWGSDRGPRGSLNEQIAVVLMRLQEDMQNVLQRLHMLEAVTASQAKSATXQSNYQPASSVKKPSWWPFEISPGILAFAIVWPFIAQWLVHVYLQRKRRKLN, encoded by the exons ATGATT TTTGAGGAGGGAGTGGTTACatgcttgtttcttttaaaatacatctttttttcttctttgatttttttcttagaccTCAGTAATGTCATGAATTCCACTTCAAATATAAAGGCTGTaaatggaaaagctgaaagtAGCGACAGTGGAGCGGAATCAGAAGAAGAGGGGCTTcgtgaagaggaagaaaaagaaccGCAGATAAATGGAAAGG ACTATAAGAATGCGAAACCCGAATCAGCAGCTGCTAAGGATTTGGAAGGTATTG AGAATGGCTTTATCACAGATATGCAGAATGGCATCCAGACCAAATCTGCCTTGAATGGCTTGAACCcagaggaagaaacaaataaagagGAGCCAAGCCTAGAAATAGCTAATAACAGTGCTCACCAAG GTGCAAGTGAAGACAATACTGAAGAGATCTCAGCAACTCAGCACTTAACCAGTGATTCAGACAGTGAAGTTTATTGTGACTCTATGGAGCAACTTGGACTAGAAGAG CCCTTGGAGATCGTCACATCAGCTAAAGGATCTTTAAAGCATTCATCCCATTTCTTGGATGTAGATCACAGTCTTCTGTTAGAAAATACGGATTTTCCAAGGCGCACTTGCATGACTTATGGGAATCTCCAATCTGGAAATACTGGAGAGGGAATAGCTGAAGAACAAGGTGAAGTCAAATGTGGAGGAGAAGATGGCAAAG GTAATGGGGGAcctcacaaggagaaaaaaggtggagaaa cagatttctaCAGTGTCAGAAGAGGGAGAG GGCATAGACTTCAGCCTTTAGGAGACGGTTCCCAGGGTGGCCAGATGGGTAGTGGAGGGGACGGCGAGCGCTGGGGATCTGACAGGGGACCCCGGGGAAGCCTCAATGAGCAGATTGCAGTGGTGCTGATGCGGTTGCAAGAAGACATGCAGAATGTCCTCCAGAGGCTGCATATGCTGGAGGCAGTTACAGCATCACAG GCAAAATCTGCAA CACAGTCAAATTACCAGCCCGCCTCCTCTGTCAAg aAACCGTCATGGTGGCCCTTTGAAATTTCTCCTGGTATTTTAGCTTTTGCTATTGTATGGCCATTTATTGCCCAGTGGTTGGTACATGTGTATCTTCAAAGAAAGCGAAG AAAACTGAACTGA